TGGAGACCCCCTTCGTCAAGACCCTGGCGTCCATCGTGCGCGCCGAGGACCGATTCGGGGTCTGGGAAGGCCGGTCGGATGCCGACCTGTTGGCCGATTTCATCGTCACTCGGGAGCAGCGCCGCGAAATGCCCTTGATGGCCGATCCCGATCCCGACCTGCTGGCCCGGCTGGAACAGTTCCACAAGGCCGTCGGGCTGACCATCGAGAAGGAAACCGGCCTGATGGCCAGCCCCATGATGACCATGCATCATGAAGGATTCGGACGCGTGGTGCTGCTGGCCGGTCGCCTGGTGGTGCTCAGCCGCCATTTGCGCGACGTCCACCGCTTCGGCTTCGAAAGCTTCGCCAAGCTGGCGGACCAGGGCATGAAGCTGGTCGCCGACGGGCTGGCCGCCATCGAAAAGTTCCCGGACGCGGCGAGGGCCTGAACCATGGGCGAGATCGACGACCTGAAGGCGGACTTGCGCAAGCTGTCGGCCCGCGCCACCACCTGGAAGATGAACCTGCACGACCTGTCCGAGGAACTTCCCGTAAACTGGGAGACCATCCCGGAGATCGCGCGCCAGACCCACGAGGCCTACGCCAAGCTCGCGGAGGCCAAGGCCAAACTCGCCGCCCTGGGCGGCGCCTGACAAGGAGCGAAGCACCATGACGGTGGCAACCCTGGTTACCCGCGACGGCAGTCCCTGGATTCCCCGGTACCTGCTGGAGATCGACGCCGAATCCTGCATCGGCTGCGGTCGCTGCTTCAAGGTTTGCGGGCGCGGCGTGATGAACCTGAAGGGCGTGGACGAGGACGGCAATCTGGTGGCGGTCGATCCCGACCTGGACGACGACGACGAATTCGAACGCAAGGTCATGGTGGTGGACAAGGGCGGCGCCTGCATCGGCTGCGGCGCCTGCGGCCGGGTCTGCTCCAAGAACTGCCAGACCCACGGGACCGCCTAGGAGACCGGCCATGACGGACTATGGGCGCCTGATGGCCGACCGGGGCGAAGGCGACGCCTTCGACCGGCACGTCTTCGCCGGCGTCCTGGCCGTCGCCATCCAGGAGGGCGGGCCGCTCACCGAGGCTCTCGGATTGTCCCCGGACGCTCTGGGGGACTTGGTGGCGCGCTACTTCCCCGGCGCCCGTTCCGTCCTCCTGGAGCTTGTCCCGCCCCTCGATCCGGACCGCGCGGCCATCGAGGAGGCGGACCTCCGCCAGCTGTTGCTCGATCACCGGACGGCGGATCGGCCGGAGGAGGGCTGGCTGGCCGCCATCGTCGCCCGGCGCAGCCAGCGCCCCCACCATCTTTGGCAGGATCTGGGACTCCATTGCCGCCAGGACCTGTCGCGCCTGCTCGCCCGCCACTTCGCCCCCTTGGCGGCCTTGAACGCGACCAACATGAAGTGGAAGAAGTTCTTCTACCGCCAACTCTGCGAACGGGAAGGCGTGCTCGTCTGCAAGGCACCCCACTGCGCCGTCTGCGACGACCGGGGGAGTTGCTTCGGCGAAGAGGCCGGATTGGCGCTGTTGCAAGGCGCCGCGTGATTTCCTTATCCGACGCCGAGCCGCATTCTTCGTTCGATAGAACGACGTTATGGGAATTGCATCATTTT
The nucleotide sequence above comes from Magnetospirillum sp. WYHS-4. Encoded proteins:
- a CDS encoding NifX-associated nitrogen fixation protein gives rise to the protein MNDTDRGLETPFVKTLASIVRAEDRFGVWEGRSDADLLADFIVTREQRREMPLMADPDPDLLARLEQFHKAVGLTIEKETGLMASPMMTMHHEGFGRVVLLAGRLVVLSRHLRDVHRFGFESFAKLADQGMKLVADGLAAIEKFPDAARA
- a CDS encoding nitrogen fixation protein NifQ, whose amino-acid sequence is MTDYGRLMADRGEGDAFDRHVFAGVLAVAIQEGGPLTEALGLSPDALGDLVARYFPGARSVLLELVPPLDPDRAAIEEADLRQLLLDHRTADRPEEGWLAAIVARRSQRPHHLWQDLGLHCRQDLSRLLARHFAPLAALNATNMKWKKFFYRQLCEREGVLVCKAPHCAVCDDRGSCFGEEAGLALLQGAA
- the fdxB gene encoding ferredoxin III, nif-specific; amino-acid sequence: MTVATLVTRDGSPWIPRYLLEIDAESCIGCGRCFKVCGRGVMNLKGVDEDGNLVAVDPDLDDDDEFERKVMVVDKGGACIGCGACGRVCSKNCQTHGTA